ATCGTTTTCGTGATCACCCGGGCGACAATCGCGCGGCTGACCCACTTGTGATCGGCTGGGACCACGTACCAAGGTGCATGCTTGGTGCTGGTGGCCTCGAGCGCCTCCTCGTAAGCCGCTTGATAGTCGTCCCAGTAGCCTCGCTCGGTAATATCGGACGGGGAAAACTTCCAGTACTTCTTCGGATCGGTCACACGCTCGAGAAACCGCTTGCGCTGCTCTTCTTTCGACACGTTGAGGAAGAACTTAAGGATTTTGGTGCCGTTGCGCGAGAGGTGCTCCTCGAAGCTGTTGATATCTTCGTAGCGACCGTTCCAGAACTGGCGGTTCACTTTAGCGCCCGGAATGCGTTCGGTGTTCACGAGCTCGGGATGCACTTTCACGATCAGCACATCTTCGTAGTAGCTACGATTGAAAATGCCGATCCGCCCACGTTCCGGGAGGACCTTCATGCAGCGCCACAAAAAGTTGTGATCGAGCTCTTCGGCCGAAGGATGCTTGAAGCTGTAGACCTGGCAGCCTTGCGGGTTCACGCCGCGAAGCACATGTTTGATCGTCCCATCTTTACCCGCCGCATCCATCGCTTGCAGGATGATGAGGACGCTCCACGAATCGCTGGCGTAGAGTCGCTCTTGCGCATCGGCCAGTTCGGCGGCGTTTTCCGCGAGCACATCCTCGGCAAACTTTTTGCGTTCCGCTTTGGGAACTTTGCTATCACCGGCCCAAGCAGGATCACAATGCTTGAGCCTGAACTTCTTCCCCGGTTCGACTTGAAAACGCTGGATCAATTTGTCGATGGTGGGGAAGTTTGGCATGCGTGATGAGCACCTCGAAAAAAGGAGCGTGGCGGGTATCGCACACGCCATATCAAACCACTAGATCGGGACGCCATTCCAGCGCGTGAAGGCTTCCATGGCATAGTACTCAGGAAGCCCGACCTGATTGAATCGATCAGCGGTTCCCTTGTTGCGGTCTTCAGCACGCTGCCAGAATTCGCGAGGATCGCTGCCGGGAAAGAGCGCCTCATCCTTTTGGCTTTGATGCATGAAGATTGCTTTGCGTTTCTGCAGGATATCGCCGGGCGAAAGTGGCACGGTGATCTCGATTTCGTGCAGCTCGTACTCCTGCCACGCACCACGATACAGCAGCGCTTCGGGGCGCGAGCCTTTGGCGGCTTCGATTTCGAGCAAGGCGCGGAAAATCGCCTGCGCACAAACGCGGTGGGTGCCGTGCGGATCGCTGAGATCCCCTGCAATATAAACCTGCTGCGGATCGACCTTTTCGATCAGCTCGCGAATGATGCGTGTGTCTTCGTCGCTGATCGGCTTCTTGGCAATCGTGCCGGTGTGATAGAAGGGCAAATCGAGGTTGTGAAGATGCTCTTCCTTACAGCCGACTTTGTAGGCCCCCGCTTTGGCTTCGCCCCAGCGGATCAGACCTTTGATTTTCAGAACGCAATCGATATCGGGCTGACCGGGTGTTTTTCCCTTCAGCGAATCGACCACCGCCGCTTCCACATGCTTCGAGCGTTCTTGATCGATGTTAAAGATGCGGTTGTATTCGGTCACCATATCAGCGATACGCACCGCGTCGTGATCGAACACGGCGATGTTGCCGCTGGTCATGTAGGCGATGTGCACTTCGTGTCCATCTTCGACCAGGCGAATCAGCGTGCCACCCATGCTGATCACGTCGTCGTCGGGGTGAGGACTGAAGCAGATCACACGCTTCTTTTCCTTGCCGGCCGGGTGATAGTTGATGGTGTCCATCAGCTGCGAAAAGACCCGGTGGGCCACTTTCGGAGCGGGGCCGTGATGGCGAAGCAAATGGTGCAGGTTGTGCTGGCGGAAATCGTCGTCGGCCAGTTTCAGAAGCGATTTGCCGGTCTTATCGCAGAGCCAAATGCAGGCCCGCTTGATCATTTGATCGGTCCACTCGGTCTTGCCGAGGGCCCAAGGGGTTTCGCTCGAGGTGAGCTTGCAAGCGGCTGCGGTGTCGACGAGCACGGTGGCATCGGTGTGCTCTTGCAGGTAGGAAGCGG
This window of the Pirellula staleyi DSM 6068 genome carries:
- the nagB gene encoding glucosamine-6-phosphate deaminase; this encodes MPRRESLARASVADYFLANGAKSSMAISVQASTKARRAPGTNLSTYVFESAEDLARHVARIVAGVISERNALGQNAVLGLPTGSTPTGVYRELIRLHREEGLDFSGVITFNLDEYYGLAPDAFQSYHQWMNENFFRHVNIPAENIHIPRGDVSPAEIDNYCRDYESAIERAGGLDIVILGIGRNGHIGFNEPFSSRNSRTRLCTLDPVTRRAAASDFFGEWNVPTQAITMGLGTIFEARKILLLALGEHKAGIIKELTEGSVTPRVPASYLQEHTDATVLVDTAAACKLTSSETPWALGKTEWTDQMIKRACIWLCDKTGKSLLKLADDDFRQHNLHHLLRHHGPAPKVAHRVFSQLMDTINYHPAGKEKKRVICFSPHPDDDVISMGGTLIRLVEDGHEVHIAYMTSGNIAVFDHDAVRIADMVTEYNRIFNIDQERSKHVEAAVVDSLKGKTPGQPDIDCVLKIKGLIRWGEAKAGAYKVGCKEEHLHNLDLPFYHTGTIAKKPISDEDTRIIRELIEKVDPQQVYIAGDLSDPHGTHRVCAQAIFRALLEIEAAKGSRPEALLYRGAWQEYELHEIEITVPLSPGDILQKRKAIFMHQSQKDEALFPGSDPREFWQRAEDRNKGTADRFNQVGLPEYYAMEAFTRWNGVPI
- a CDS encoding polyphosphate kinase 2 family protein, whose protein sequence is MPNFPTIDKLIQRFQVEPGKKFRLKHCDPAWAGDSKVPKAERKKFAEDVLAENAAELADAQERLYASDSWSVLIILQAMDAAGKDGTIKHVLRGVNPQGCQVYSFKHPSAEELDHNFLWRCMKVLPERGRIGIFNRSYYEDVLIVKVHPELVNTERIPGAKVNRQFWNGRYEDINSFEEHLSRNGTKILKFFLNVSKEEQRKRFLERVTDPKKYWKFSPSDITERGYWDDYQAAYEEALEATSTKHAPWYVVPADHKWVSRAIVARVITKTIDDLNAQYPEVDDAKMAEIEKARRILESEAESKAASNE